In Molothrus ater isolate BHLD 08-10-18 breed brown headed cowbird chromosome 23, BPBGC_Mater_1.1, whole genome shotgun sequence, a single genomic region encodes these proteins:
- the LOC118695084 gene encoding uncharacterized protein LOC118695084, whose translation MATRASKLPQHPPHRSGFGALPGAPRPFRPILRAQGLPARRSPCPGPDRILLCGSSAAPIPASLPPPPQRIPAATCARRSLLPQPRRSHGSGNTGLRTGLRPLIPCRARSPALQSRVRARTAGPRARPFVPAAAGRPFYPKHEETEPSRGGYGARRAAQSASPRAAPPSSRAGCPAPTGPPGQRGGSAAAPPPGRSPAALPARAGEVTRSGPAPEAQPGPLCSHVGPAAAAMDGSGAATAAGPSLPNLTPRHRQLIPTPCGPIKPCSELSFPVKIYFCVTILSLLSVIGLTIETLVRQAEEDFTISFIQLVGAVFCVYYVSRGILQENRQELVVFVLSILLLMLRSIINFTLLPAGQKHQLLARFVLILLVGSFDVLCALLLVQSQSMMAFRVGGALESLQAQYFMLNLCFSMLTFDLQAQLCLCILLLSLHEVTLLHNITSATGIVWGCLKVTVGITAILKELKPLVWVFLVQNVPEVVYLIYLLYTVIREWGKGNSYTLEAAFITGSCISVTIKSVLFWALLHVYRSFGQGLRERMFSSYGRIDS comes from the exons ATGGCAACGAGAGCATCCAAG CTCCCGCAGCATCCCCCGCACCGCAGCGGCTTCGGAGCCCTCCCGGGAGCACCGAGACCGTTCCGGCCCATCCTTCGggcccaggggctcccagcacGGCGATCGCCCTGCCCGGGCCCGGATCGGATCCTCCTCTGCGGCTCGTCCGCCgctcccatccctgcatccctccctccaccccctCAGCGCATCCCGGCCGCCACCTGCGCTCGGCGCTCGCTGCTGCCGCAGCCCCGGCGCTCCCACGGCTCCGGTAACACCGGGCTCCG caccgGGCTCCGGCCGCTCATCCCCTGCCGTGCCCGGAGCCCCGCGCTGCAGAGCCGGGTCCGGGCGCGCACCGCCGGGCCCCGGGCTCGCCCCTTTGTCCCCGCGGCGGCGGGGAGGCCATTTTACCCAAAGCACGAGGAAACCGAGCCGAGCCGCGGGGGTTACGGGGCGCGCAGAGCCGCGCAGAGCGCCTCGCCGCGGGCCGCCCCTCCATCGAGCCGGGCGGGCTGCCCAGCGCCGACGGGACCCCCGGGGCAGAggggcgggagcgcggcggccccgccgcccgggAGGAGCCCGGCAGCGCTTCCCGCCCGTGCCGGGGAAGTGACGCGGAGCGGGCCGGCCCCGGAAGCGCAGCCGGGACCCCTCTGCAGCCATGTAgggcccgcggccgccgccatgGACGGCAG CGGCGCCGCGACTGCGGCGGGGCCGAGCCTGCCCAACCTCACCCCGCGGCACCGGCAGCTCATCCCCACGCCCTGCGGCCCC ATAAAACCATGCTCAGAGCTCTCATTCCCTGTGAAGATCTACTTCTGTGTCACTATTTTGTCCCTGCTGAGTGTCATAGGGCTGACCATCGAGACTCTGGTGCGCCAGGCTGAGGAGGATTTCACCATTTCCTTTATTCAGCTGGTTGGAGCTG TGTTCTGTGTGTACTATGTGAGCAGGGGCATCCTGCAGGAGAACCGCCAGGAGCTCGTGGTGTTCGtgctctccatcctgctgctgatgctgcGCTCCATCATCAACTtcaccctgctccctgctggccagAAACACCAGCTCCTG gCCCGTTTTGTGCTGATCCTGCTGGTGGGCTCCTTCGatgtgctctgtgccctgctcctcgTGCAGAGCCAGTCCATGATGGCGTTCCGGGTGGGGGGAGCCCTGGAGAGCCTCCAGGCCCAGTACTTCATGCTCAACCTCTGCTTCTCCATGCTCACTTTTGATCTGCAGGCACAG ctgtgcctgtgcatcctcctgctcagcctgcacgAGGTCACCCTGCTGCACAACATCACCTCAGCCACGGGCATCGTCTGGGGCTGCCTCAAGGTCACCGTGGGCATCACCGCA attttaaaaGAGCTGAAACCCCTGGTGTGGGTTTTCCTGGTGCAGAATGTGCCTGAGGTGGTTTATCTCATCTACCTGCTCTACACG gtGATCAGGGAGTGGGGCAAGGGCAATTCTTACACCCTGGAAGCTGCTTTCATCACTGGCTCCTGCATTTCTGTCACAATAAAATCTGTTCTGTTCTGGGCCCTGCTTCACGTCTACCGCAGCTTcgggcaggggctgagggagagAA TGTTCTCCTCCTATGGAAGGATCGACTCCTGA